From Diaminobutyricibacter sp. McL0608, one genomic window encodes:
- the dhaM gene encoding dihydroxyacetone kinase phosphoryl donor subunit DhaM produces the protein MTDGDTPLVGIVFVSHSADLARGIVEVAGQMAPSVALVAAGGTDDGGVGTSFLKVTSAIDEADAGAGVVVLSDLGSALMIAETVADQLPDSRRSRVAVVDAPFVEAGVAAAVAAETRGDFTAVVAAAEGAREAWEGMPASGGPIASASTASSPARSETGDAPGSDESVVRFVREVTLRNKDGLHARPAAEFVKLANTFDAKVTVNGKDARSLLGIMSLGLNVGASAEIASSDPGGETAVNALAALVESGFGEA, from the coding sequence ATGACTGACGGCGACACTCCGCTGGTCGGCATCGTCTTCGTCTCCCACAGCGCCGACCTCGCCCGCGGAATCGTCGAGGTCGCCGGACAGATGGCACCGTCTGTCGCGCTGGTCGCGGCCGGCGGCACCGACGACGGCGGCGTCGGCACCAGCTTCCTCAAGGTGACCTCCGCGATCGACGAGGCGGATGCGGGTGCCGGCGTGGTCGTGCTCAGCGACCTGGGCTCTGCGCTGATGATCGCGGAGACCGTCGCGGACCAGCTGCCCGACAGCCGGCGTTCGCGCGTCGCCGTCGTGGATGCGCCGTTCGTCGAAGCCGGTGTCGCGGCAGCCGTCGCCGCGGAGACGCGTGGCGATTTCACGGCTGTCGTCGCCGCCGCAGAAGGGGCGCGGGAGGCGTGGGAGGGGATGCCCGCGAGCGGCGGCCCGATCGCATCCGCTTCCACTGCATCCTCTCCCGCTCGATCCGAGACCGGCGACGCGCCCGGCTCGGACGAATCCGTGGTCCGTTTCGTGCGCGAAGTGACGCTCCGCAACAAGGACGGACTGCACGCGAGACCGGCCGCGGAGTTCGTCAAGCTCGCGAACACCTTCGACGCCAAGGTCACCGTCAACGGCAAGGACGCCAGGAGCCTCCTCGGCATCATGTCGCTCGGTTTGAACGTCGGAGCGTCGGCGGAGATCGCGAGTTCCGACCCGGGCGGCGAGACGGCTGTCAACGCGTTGGCAGCCCTGGTTGAGTCCGGTTTCGGCGAGGCCTGA
- the dhaL gene encoding dihydroxyacetone kinase subunit DhaL, which yields MKLDTAWVETWMGASATAIAENKALLNNLDREIGDGDHGENMDRGLSAVVTALAALPDDATPAAALRSVAMTLISTVGGASGPLYGTAFLKAAEPVGDTADLDGAEVVSMLRAARDGIVSRGKAEPGDKTMIDAWTPAVDAAQSAADEGGSPGAILAAAAAAAEAGAVATEPLVAHKGRASYLGERSAGHRDPGAQSTAIILRAAATVAGDD from the coding sequence ATGAAGCTGGACACGGCATGGGTCGAGACCTGGATGGGCGCCTCGGCGACGGCGATCGCCGAGAACAAGGCGCTGCTGAACAACCTCGACCGGGAGATCGGCGACGGTGACCACGGAGAGAACATGGATCGCGGTCTCTCGGCCGTCGTGACGGCTCTTGCCGCGCTCCCCGACGATGCGACCCCGGCGGCGGCGCTTCGCTCGGTTGCGATGACGCTCATCTCGACGGTGGGCGGTGCGTCCGGGCCGCTCTACGGCACGGCGTTCCTGAAGGCCGCGGAGCCCGTGGGCGACACCGCAGACCTCGACGGCGCCGAGGTGGTCTCGATGCTCAGAGCGGCGCGCGACGGGATCGTCTCGCGCGGCAAGGCGGAACCCGGTGACAAGACGATGATCGATGCGTGGACACCGGCAGTCGATGCCGCGCAGTCCGCTGCGGACGAGGGGGGTTCCCCGGGCGCCATCCTCGCCGCGGCGGCGGCGGCGGCAGAAGCCGGCGCGGTCGCGACCGAGCCACTGGTCGCCCACAAGGGGCGGGCGAGCTATCTCGGCGAGCGGTCTGCCGGGCACCGCGATCCGGGCGCCCAGTCGACAGCGATCATCCTCCGCGCTGCGGCGACGGTGGCGGGCGATGACTGA
- the dhaK gene encoding dihydroxyacetone kinase subunit DhaK: protein MKKLINDVPDVVDETLDGFARAHADIVTVSHDPRFVSRAGGPVQGKVGLVSGGGSGHEPLHAGFVGLGMLDAAVPGEVFTSPTPMPIVGATKAADGGAGVLHIVKNYTGDVLNFETAADLAGAEGVAVRAVVINDDVAVQDSLYTAGRRGVAGTVLVEKIAGAAAERGDDLDRVTAIAEKVNGQVRSMGLALAAGTVPHAGEPGFELADDEIEFGVGIHGEPGRERLTMESADSLTDRLMTAILDDLPFASGDKVLLFVNGMGGTPQSELYIVFRRAAQILDDRGITLERSLVGSLVTSLEMQGVSITVLKLDDELTALWDAPVNTPALRWGV from the coding sequence ATGAAGAAGCTCATCAACGACGTCCCCGACGTCGTGGACGAGACCCTCGACGGGTTCGCCCGAGCGCACGCCGACATCGTCACGGTGTCCCATGATCCGCGGTTCGTCTCGAGAGCCGGCGGTCCCGTCCAGGGCAAGGTCGGACTCGTCAGTGGCGGTGGCAGCGGCCATGAGCCCCTGCACGCCGGATTCGTCGGTCTCGGCATGCTCGATGCCGCGGTTCCCGGCGAAGTGTTCACCTCGCCGACACCGATGCCCATCGTCGGTGCGACCAAGGCGGCTGACGGGGGCGCGGGGGTCCTCCACATCGTCAAGAACTACACGGGCGACGTTCTGAACTTCGAGACCGCCGCCGATCTGGCCGGGGCGGAGGGGGTCGCGGTGCGCGCTGTCGTCATCAACGACGACGTCGCCGTGCAGGACTCCCTCTACACGGCCGGCCGGCGTGGCGTCGCCGGAACGGTGCTCGTCGAGAAGATCGCGGGCGCGGCAGCCGAACGCGGTGACGACCTCGACAGGGTGACGGCGATCGCCGAGAAGGTGAACGGCCAGGTCCGGTCGATGGGTCTCGCCCTCGCAGCCGGGACCGTCCCGCACGCCGGAGAGCCTGGTTTCGAGCTGGCCGACGACGAGATCGAGTTTGGCGTGGGCATCCACGGCGAACCGGGCCGTGAGCGCCTCACGATGGAGTCCGCGGATTCGCTGACCGACCGGCTCATGACGGCCATCCTCGACGACCTGCCGTTCGCATCCGGAGACAAGGTCCTGCTCTTCGTGAACGGGATGGGCGGCACTCCGCAGTCCGAGCTGTACATCGTCTTCCGCCGTGCCGCCCAGATCCTCGACGACCGAGGAATCACTCTCGAGCGCTCGCTCGTCGGCAGTCTCGTCACCTCGCTGGAGATGCAGGGCGTGTCGATCACGGTGCTCAAGCTGGACGACGAGTTGACCGCTCTCTGGGATGCGCCGGTGAACACGCCGGCACTCCGCTGGGGCGTCTGA
- the trpD gene encoding anthranilate phosphoribosyltransferase has translation MTESPSWSSILTSLLGGEDLSVANAAWAMEQVMTGNATSAQLGGFLVALRAKGETVDEIVGFRDAILEHAIPLPINPMALDIVGTGGDRFGTVNVSTTAAIVAAAAGVPVIKHGNRAASSSSGSSDVLAALGIDLALPAEKVAEVFERTGITFAYASAFHPGFANAGPARAELGIPTVFNFLGPLCNPARPEASAVGVAHLDRVPLIVGVFQTRGATALVFRGDDGLDELSTTGHSHVWEVSRGLVTEHDIDPRDLGIPRATIADLLGGDAAHNADVVRAVLAGQEGPVRDIVLLNAAAGLVSYELAADPSRVQDAILDRFRSKMAVAAQAIDSGAAASKLEEWVAATR, from the coding sequence ATGACGGAATCTCCGAGCTGGTCGTCCATCCTCACGTCGCTCCTCGGGGGCGAAGACCTGAGTGTCGCCAACGCGGCATGGGCGATGGAGCAGGTCATGACCGGCAACGCGACGTCCGCACAGCTCGGCGGATTCCTCGTCGCACTGCGCGCGAAGGGCGAGACGGTCGACGAGATCGTCGGGTTCCGCGATGCGATCCTCGAGCACGCCATCCCTCTTCCCATCAATCCGATGGCACTCGACATCGTCGGTACGGGAGGGGACCGTTTCGGCACGGTGAACGTGTCCACGACGGCGGCGATCGTCGCTGCCGCAGCAGGCGTTCCGGTGATAAAGCACGGCAACCGTGCGGCGAGTTCTTCGTCAGGCTCGTCGGATGTGCTGGCGGCACTCGGCATCGACCTCGCGCTGCCCGCAGAGAAGGTGGCCGAAGTCTTCGAGCGCACCGGGATCACGTTCGCCTACGCATCCGCTTTCCACCCGGGCTTCGCCAACGCGGGCCCCGCGCGCGCTGAGCTCGGCATCCCGACCGTCTTCAACTTCCTCGGTCCGCTCTGCAATCCGGCGCGCCCCGAGGCGTCCGCCGTCGGCGTCGCGCACCTGGATCGGGTTCCGCTCATCGTCGGCGTCTTCCAGACACGCGGTGCGACGGCCCTCGTCTTCCGGGGCGACGACGGGCTCGACGAGCTCTCGACCACAGGACACAGCCACGTGTGGGAGGTCTCACGCGGCCTGGTGACCGAGCACGACATCGACCCGAGGGATCTCGGCATCCCGCGGGCCACCATCGCCGACCTCCTCGGAGGCGACGCGGCGCACAACGCCGACGTCGTCCGTGCCGTGCTCGCCGGACAGGAAGGTCCGGTGCGCGACATCGTATTGCTCAACGCGGCGGCAGGGCTCGTATCGTACGAGCTCGCAGCCGACCCGTCGAGGGTCCAGGATGCCATCCTGGACCGTTTCCGTTCGAAAATGGCTGTCGCCGCCCAGGCGATCGACTCCGGGGCGGCTGCCTCGAAGCTCGAAGAGTGGGTTGCGGCCACACGCTGA
- the ctaE gene encoding aa3-type cytochrome oxidase subunit III, whose translation MRKPRLLFGHNGTVTSTSITPTASAPSINRPNVVAVGTIVWLGSEVMFFAGLFAIYFTLRSTSPALWAAETAHLNIPYSLTNTIILVSSSFTCQFGVFAAERLQPRSVGWKPSQWGMVEWFTLTYALGAIFVAGQIMEYATLVTEGITLSANSYGSAFYLTTGFHGLHVTGGLIAFLLVIGRAFAVKTFGHKEATSAIVVSYYWHFVDVVWIGLFLVIYVLK comes from the coding sequence ATGAGAAAACCCCGACTCCTTTTCGGCCATAATGGAACGGTGACGAGCACCTCAATTACTCCTACGGCGAGTGCGCCCTCAATCAACCGGCCCAACGTCGTGGCCGTCGGCACCATTGTCTGGCTTGGCAGTGAGGTCATGTTCTTCGCGGGGCTGTTCGCGATCTACTTCACGCTGCGTTCGACGTCCCCCGCGCTGTGGGCCGCCGAGACCGCGCACCTCAACATTCCGTACTCGCTGACGAACACGATCATCCTCGTGTCGAGCTCGTTCACCTGCCAGTTCGGCGTGTTCGCGGCCGAGCGCCTCCAGCCCCGATCGGTCGGCTGGAAGCCCAGCCAGTGGGGCATGGTCGAGTGGTTCACGCTCACCTATGCGCTCGGCGCCATCTTCGTCGCAGGCCAGATCATGGAGTACGCCACGCTCGTCACCGAGGGCATCACCCTGAGCGCGAATTCCTACGGCTCCGCGTTCTACCTCACCACCGGGTTCCACGGTCTGCACGTGACCGGCGGCCTCATCGCCTTCCTCCTCGTCATCGGTCGGGCCTTCGCGGTCAAGACCTTCGGTCACAAAGAAGCGACGAGTGCGATCGTCGTCTCGTATTACTGGCACTTCGTCGACGTCGTCTGGATCGGGCTCTTCCTGGTCATCTACGTTCTCAAATAG
- the qcrC gene encoding cytochrome bc1 complex diheme cytochrome c subunit produces the protein MRAKTHTTAGSRRQPRKGGRRHPLATIALIAIGLGLTGGAYAAFNTSTASAEPTVASQESVDQGKKLFQANCATCHGLNATGTTNGPSLIGVGAAAVDFQVGTGRMPMAMQGPQAQEKPVQFTEADIKALADYVASLAPGPAIPDESLLQGNGNAANGGELFRVNCAMCHNVAGAGGALTEGKYAPPLKGVSAQHIYEAMVTGPQNMPVFNDLNISPKDKADIITYLKYIEKNQSPGGFELGSLGPVAEGLFLWIFGVGAVIALTVWITAKSN, from the coding sequence ATGCGCGCAAAAACGCACACTACGGCCGGATCCCGGCGGCAGCCCCGCAAGGGCGGCCGCAGGCACCCGCTGGCCACGATCGCACTGATCGCGATCGGACTGGGGCTCACCGGGGGGGCTTACGCGGCATTCAACACGTCGACGGCCTCAGCCGAGCCGACGGTCGCTTCGCAGGAGTCCGTCGACCAGGGCAAGAAGCTCTTCCAGGCGAACTGCGCCACCTGCCACGGGCTGAACGCGACCGGCACCACCAACGGTCCGAGCCTCATCGGTGTGGGAGCTGCGGCTGTCGACTTCCAGGTCGGCACCGGCCGCATGCCGATGGCGATGCAGGGCCCGCAGGCCCAGGAGAAGCCGGTTCAGTTCACTGAGGCCGACATCAAGGCGCTCGCCGACTACGTGGCATCGCTCGCCCCTGGGCCGGCGATCCCCGACGAGTCACTGCTGCAGGGCAACGGCAACGCCGCGAACGGTGGAGAACTCTTCCGCGTCAACTGCGCCATGTGCCACAACGTGGCGGGCGCCGGCGGTGCACTCACCGAAGGAAAGTACGCTCCGCCGCTGAAGGGCGTCAGCGCCCAGCACATCTACGAGGCGATGGTCACCGGTCCTCAGAACATGCCCGTGTTCAACGACCTCAACATCTCCCCGAAAGACAAAGCTGACATCATCACCTACCTCAAGTACATCGAGAAGAACCAGTCCCCCGGCGGCTTCGAGCTCGGTTCGCTCGGCCCCGTGGCCGAGGGTCTGTTCCTCTGGATCTTCGGTGTGGGCGCGGTCATCGCGCTGACCGTCTGGATCACAGCGAAGTCGAACTAG
- the qcrA gene encoding cytochrome bc1 complex Rieske iron-sulfur subunit encodes MAQDDNGGHELTPASSSAVEVHREGDPGTAVVLSDRVENPGFPPHRMRVTDIDPKKARRAERVIYTLFYLSIAGSVWAIAAYMAFPIEDNDPGSVHLNNMFIGLGIALALLAIGIGAVHWGKALMHEREGIDLRHSTRGKEQTTERAAEIFRIADEESGFNRRTLIRNSLIGALVVFPLPAVVLFRGLAPQNENPVTLLSHTMWKKGTRLTRDPSGTPIKAADVTLGSAFHVIPEGLNEREDALEQKAKAAVLLMRLKPEDLHVSPGRRDWNYDGIVAYSKICTHVGCPVALYEQQTHHLLCPCHQSQFDITHEAEVIFGPAKRPLPQLPITIDSDGYLIARSDFTEPVGPSFWERS; translated from the coding sequence ATGGCACAGGACGATAACGGCGGACACGAGCTGACCCCTGCCAGCTCGTCGGCCGTCGAAGTCCACAGGGAGGGCGACCCGGGCACCGCGGTCGTGCTCAGTGACCGTGTGGAGAATCCGGGCTTCCCGCCTCACCGCATGCGGGTGACGGACATCGACCCGAAGAAGGCACGCCGTGCCGAACGCGTGATCTACACGCTCTTCTACCTGTCGATCGCAGGCAGCGTCTGGGCCATCGCCGCATACATGGCGTTCCCGATCGAGGACAACGACCCGGGTTCGGTCCACCTGAACAACATGTTCATCGGCCTCGGCATCGCGCTTGCGCTGCTTGCCATCGGCATCGGTGCGGTCCACTGGGGCAAGGCGCTCATGCACGAGCGCGAGGGCATCGACCTGAGGCACTCGACGCGCGGCAAAGAGCAGACCACCGAACGCGCTGCAGAGATCTTCCGCATCGCCGACGAAGAATCCGGATTCAACCGGCGCACGCTCATCCGAAACAGTCTCATCGGTGCGCTCGTCGTGTTCCCGCTCCCCGCTGTCGTCCTGTTCCGCGGTCTCGCTCCGCAGAACGAGAACCCTGTCACACTCCTCTCCCACACGATGTGGAAGAAGGGGACCCGCCTCACCCGTGACCCCTCCGGTACGCCGATCAAGGCCGCCGATGTCACCCTCGGTTCCGCGTTCCACGTGATCCCCGAGGGGCTCAACGAACGTGAAGACGCACTCGAGCAGAAGGCCAAGGCCGCAGTTCTGCTCATGCGCCTCAAGCCGGAAGACCTCCACGTCTCCCCCGGCCGCAGGGACTGGAACTACGACGGAATCGTCGCCTACTCCAAGATCTGCACCCATGTCGGCTGCCCCGTCGCACTGTACGAGCAGCAGACCCACCACCTGCTGTGCCCGTGCCACCAGTCGCAGTTCGACATCACGCACGAGGCCGAAGTGATCTTCGGACCTGCGAAGCGACCGCTGCCGCAGCTGCCGATCACGATCGACTCCGATGGTTACCTCATCGCACGCAGTGACTTCACCGAGCCAGTAGGCCCGAGCTTCTGGGAGCGCAGTTGA
- the qcrB gene encoding cytochrome bc1 complex cytochrome b subunit produces MTTSAAASSAAHFEGSTTDAPAKKGGFTAAAANYIEDRTSISGAVKEFGRKIFPDHWSFLLGEVALYSFIVILLTGTFLTFFFQASMAEVVYNGSYVPLKGVSMSAAMSSTLNISFEIRGGLLMRQIHHWAALLFVAAIGLHMLRVFFTGAFRKPRELNWVIGFTLFILAMAEGFTGYSLPDDLLSGNGLRIIDGLVKGIPVIGTWTSFLVFGGEFPGTAIVGRLYTLHILLLPALVLAFIGLHLVFVVIHKHTQYAAPGRTEGNVVGYPVLPVYAAKAGGFFFIIFGVIALIASLFTINPIWNYGPYDPSPVSAGTQPDWYIGFADGALRLIPPGWEFVWLNRTWSFNIIVPLVAIGVFIVLAMFYPFIEAWITGDKREHHILDRPRNQATRTAIGAAGVTFYAALWAAASSDIIATHFKVTMEGVIHAIQAMAILGPFIAYFLTKRVCIALQKKDRSIALHGFESGRIVKLPGGEFIEVHEPLDEYERWRLVSFDTYEPLMIRPNKQGKITIGTRMRSGLSRWFFEDRILPPTKGELESSSGHH; encoded by the coding sequence TTGACAACCTCAGCAGCCGCATCGTCTGCGGCACATTTCGAAGGGTCCACCACGGACGCCCCGGCGAAGAAGGGCGGCTTCACCGCCGCTGCCGCGAACTACATCGAGGACCGCACCAGCATCTCCGGCGCCGTCAAGGAGTTCGGTCGCAAGATCTTCCCCGACCACTGGTCATTCCTCCTCGGTGAAGTCGCCCTCTACAGCTTCATCGTCATCCTGCTGACGGGAACGTTCCTGACGTTCTTCTTCCAGGCGTCGATGGCAGAGGTCGTCTACAACGGCTCGTACGTCCCGCTCAAGGGCGTCTCGATGTCCGCTGCCATGTCGAGCACGCTGAACATCTCGTTCGAGATCCGCGGCGGCCTACTGATGCGTCAGATCCACCACTGGGCGGCACTGCTGTTCGTGGCGGCGATCGGCCTGCACATGCTGCGCGTCTTCTTCACCGGCGCCTTCCGCAAGCCGCGCGAGCTCAACTGGGTCATCGGCTTTACGCTGTTCATCCTCGCCATGGCCGAAGGATTCACCGGCTACTCGCTCCCCGACGACCTGCTCTCGGGCAACGGGCTCCGGATCATCGACGGCCTGGTCAAGGGCATCCCGGTCATCGGAACCTGGACCTCGTTCCTCGTCTTCGGCGGCGAGTTCCCGGGTACGGCGATCGTCGGCCGACTGTACACGCTGCATATCCTCCTGCTGCCTGCCCTGGTGCTCGCCTTCATCGGCCTCCATCTGGTGTTCGTGGTCATCCACAAGCACACGCAGTACGCCGCGCCGGGTCGCACCGAAGGAAACGTCGTCGGCTATCCGGTCCTTCCGGTCTACGCGGCCAAGGCCGGCGGGTTCTTCTTCATCATCTTCGGTGTCATCGCACTGATCGCCTCGCTGTTCACGATCAACCCGATCTGGAACTACGGTCCATACGACCCGTCGCCCGTGTCCGCCGGAACGCAGCCTGACTGGTACATCGGCTTCGCCGACGGTGCCCTCCGCCTGATACCACCGGGCTGGGAGTTCGTGTGGCTGAACCGTACCTGGTCGTTCAACATCATCGTCCCGCTCGTCGCGATCGGTGTGTTCATCGTCCTGGCGATGTTCTATCCGTTCATCGAAGCCTGGATCACCGGTGACAAGCGTGAGCACCACATCCTCGACCGTCCCCGGAACCAGGCCACGCGCACGGCGATCGGTGCTGCCGGTGTCACGTTCTACGCGGCCCTGTGGGCTGCCGCGAGCTCCGACATCATCGCCACACACTTCAAAGTAACGATGGAGGGTGTTATCCACGCCATCCAGGCAATGGCGATCCTCGGTCCGTTCATCGCCTACTTCCTGACGAAACGCGTCTGCATCGCGCTCCAGAAGAAGGACCGCTCGATCGCCCTTCACGGCTTCGAATCGGGACGTATCGTCAAGTTGCCGGGCGGCGAGTTCATCGAAGTGCACGAGCCGCTCGACGAGTACGAGCGCTGGCGCCTGGTGAGCTTCGACACCTACGAGCCGCTGATGATCCGTCCGAATAAGCAGGGCAAGATCACGATCGGTACGCGAATGCGGTCCGGGCTTTCTCGGTGGTTCTTCGAAGACCGCATCCTGCCACCGACCAAGGGCGAACTCGAGTCGAGTTCGGGTCACCACTAA
- a CDS encoding putative RNA methyltransferase has translation MSTETLAAWLRCPTCTEPLMPAAATVLGCVNGHRFDVNKRGYVTLLGSRSRVVGDTPSMLDARARVLEQGTYTPIVEEVSALLELRQEEHRILDAGAGTGYYLQSVLAVRPTARGLALDLSPAAVARAVKAASTIDGLVADTWQPLPIRDGIADVILNIFAPRNLSEFHRILAPNGTLVVVVPRAEHLHELRENGRMLDVPADKAPTLIETARDQFTLVASTSVVLDIAYDEVLADSLVAMGPSAHHTPESVHEQVGPLEVPAHASVTAAVDVLAFAAR, from the coding sequence GTGTCCACTGAGACTCTCGCCGCGTGGCTGAGATGCCCCACGTGCACCGAGCCCCTCATGCCTGCAGCGGCGACCGTTCTCGGTTGTGTCAACGGCCATCGTTTCGACGTCAACAAGCGCGGCTATGTCACGTTGCTCGGATCGCGGTCGCGGGTCGTCGGCGACACGCCTTCGATGCTGGATGCGCGCGCACGCGTTCTCGAACAGGGAACCTACACGCCGATCGTCGAAGAAGTGAGTGCGTTGCTCGAGCTTCGCCAGGAAGAACATCGGATCCTCGACGCCGGGGCCGGCACGGGTTACTACCTGCAGTCGGTTCTCGCGGTGCGGCCGACCGCGCGGGGACTGGCTCTGGACCTCTCCCCCGCTGCCGTCGCACGCGCCGTCAAGGCTGCCAGTACAATCGACGGCCTCGTCGCGGACACCTGGCAGCCCCTGCCGATCCGTGACGGCATCGCCGACGTGATCCTGAACATCTTCGCGCCGCGCAATCTGTCCGAATTCCACCGCATCCTCGCTCCGAACGGAACGCTCGTCGTCGTGGTTCCGCGCGCCGAACATCTGCATGAGCTTCGCGAGAACGGTCGGATGCTGGACGTGCCGGCCGACAAAGCGCCGACGCTCATCGAAACGGCTCGCGACCAGTTCACCCTTGTCGCGAGCACCAGCGTCGTCCTCGACATCGCCTACGACGAGGTGCTAGCCGATTCGCTTGTGGCGATGGGGCCGTCGGCACATCACACGCCCGAGAGCGTGCACGAACAGGTCGGTCCGCTCGAAGTTCCTGCGCATGCAAGCGTCACCGCAGCTGTGGACGTCCTCGCCTTCGCGGCTCGCTGA
- a CDS encoding TetR/AcrR family transcriptional regulator has translation MPTGIALQDPRATLFAAAERVLIRDGVGGLTSRAVTEEAGVAKGVLHRHFVDFDDFLAELIRDHIALLGVESSRLDESVGRGSLVSNLADALMRIFTPTALGLIAVAGTRNDVRVRLRAGTPSGIPILTESTAMIASYLRAERQLGRLTLQADTERLAFALIGTGHLLFAGELGGLPDDDAVEEVVESIIVGAEPGLRP, from the coding sequence GTGCCGACCGGAATCGCGCTGCAGGATCCGCGAGCGACCTTGTTTGCCGCAGCGGAGCGGGTACTGATACGGGACGGCGTGGGTGGATTGACCAGCCGGGCGGTAACCGAGGAGGCGGGCGTCGCCAAGGGTGTCCTACATCGTCATTTCGTCGACTTCGATGATTTTCTCGCCGAGTTGATCCGCGATCACATCGCCTTGCTCGGCGTGGAGAGTTCGCGGCTCGATGAATCGGTCGGCAGGGGAAGTCTCGTGTCGAACCTTGCCGACGCACTGATGCGCATCTTCACCCCGACGGCCCTGGGGCTCATAGCCGTGGCGGGCACCCGCAACGACGTTCGCGTCAGGTTGCGAGCGGGCACCCCGTCAGGCATCCCGATCCTCACCGAATCGACGGCAATGATCGCCTCTTATCTGCGTGCCGAGCGACAGTTAGGGCGACTGACGCTGCAGGCGGACACGGAGAGACTCGCATTCGCTCTGATCGGCACCGGGCACCTGCTGTTCGCCGGAGAACTCGGCGGCCTGCCGGACGATGACGCTGTCGAAGAGGTGGTCGAATCGATCATCGTCGGTGCCGAACCGGGGCTGCGCCCCTGA
- a CDS encoding class I SAM-dependent methyltransferase, whose product MVTLTPPPDPVPHHHRSIAESFGDDATRYDRSRPRYPQALADAVLAGLTGRRVLDVGIGTGISALPFREAGAEVSGVEVDPRMAELARSRGFAVDVSRFEDWDSGGRFFDAVIAGQTWHWIDPVAGAAKAAHVLPSGGRLAVFWNVGDPDPEIAAAFADIYRSVDTGLPFTPWVAQALDGYDAITSNTIDGISTSGAFAEPRRLRFDWSTAVTRDAWLDLVPTMGGHNRIPADRLAELLARSARVIDEHGGSFTMYYASVAITADRAAA is encoded by the coding sequence GTGGTCACTCTAACGCCTCCTCCGGACCCGGTACCGCATCACCATCGCTCGATCGCCGAGTCCTTCGGCGATGACGCCACTCGTTATGATCGCTCCCGACCCCGCTATCCGCAGGCTCTCGCCGACGCAGTCCTGGCCGGCTTGACCGGTCGCCGGGTGCTCGACGTGGGTATCGGCACCGGAATCTCCGCGCTGCCGTTCCGTGAGGCCGGTGCAGAGGTCTCGGGCGTCGAGGTCGATCCGCGTATGGCTGAACTCGCACGCTCGCGCGGGTTTGCAGTCGACGTTTCTCGTTTCGAAGACTGGGACTCAGGGGGTAGATTCTTCGACGCGGTGATTGCGGGCCAGACCTGGCACTGGATCGATCCGGTAGCCGGTGCTGCGAAGGCAGCTCACGTTCTTCCGTCGGGGGGACGGCTGGCGGTCTTCTGGAACGTCGGCGACCCGGACCCAGAAATCGCCGCGGCCTTCGCGGACATCTACCGTTCCGTGGACACCGGATTGCCGTTCACGCCGTGGGTTGCACAAGCCCTGGACGGCTATGACGCCATCACCTCGAACACCATCGACGGGATCAGCACGAGCGGTGCGTTCGCGGAACCCCGACGACTGCGCTTCGATTGGTCGACCGCTGTCACGCGGGATGCGTGGCTCGACCTGGTTCCCACCATGGGCGGCCACAATCGCATTCCCGCGGACCGACTCGCCGAACTCCTCGCCCGGTCCGCACGCGTCATCGACGAGCATGGCGGCAGCTTCACCATGTACTACGCCAGCGTCGCCATCACGGCAGATCGCGCAGCCGCCTGA
- a CDS encoding cytochrome c oxidase subunit 4, whose amino-acid sequence MRANSNLFWILAGFFLLSAALYTVWSLLYYGKVEWVGTVALTLSTILATFLAFYIGRSYSSQGGELPEDRLDANVDDGDPELGHFSPWSWWPIALAFGAGLVVLGIAVGFWIAYIGVAFTIVCLVGWTYEYYRGYFAR is encoded by the coding sequence ATGAGGGCAAACTCGAACCTGTTCTGGATCCTCGCCGGATTCTTCCTCCTCTCGGCCGCGCTTTACACGGTGTGGAGCCTGCTGTACTACGGCAAGGTCGAGTGGGTCGGAACCGTCGCGCTCACGCTGAGCACGATCCTGGCGACGTTCCTCGCGTTCTACATCGGTCGGTCGTACTCGTCACAGGGTGGTGAACTCCCTGAGGACCGCCTCGATGCGAACGTCGACGACGGCGATCCGGAGCTCGGGCACTTCAGCCCGTGGAGTTGGTGGCCGATCGCTCTCGCTTTCGGTGCGGGCCTCGTGGTGCTCGGAATCGCTGTCGGTTTCTGGATCGCCTACATCGGTGTGGCTTTCACGATCGTCTGCCTGGTCGGCTGGACGTACGAGTACTACCGCGGCTACTTCGCGCGCTGA